In Desulfobacteraceae bacterium, the sequence CTGCCCAAAGAGGCGGCGGCGCTGCTGCTGATCGAGGTCGACGGCCACCCCGCCCAGGTGCAGGATGATGCCGCCAAGGTCGAGGCCATCTGCCGCCGCAAGGGCGCCGCCGATATCCGGGTGGCGCAAAGCGCGGCGGAACGCGACAAGGTCTGGGCCGCCCGCCGAACGGCGCTCTCGGCGCTTGCCAAACTCCGTCCGACCCTGGTGCTGGAGGACGCCACGGTCCCCCGCAGTCAGATCCCCGCGATGGTCAGGGCCATTCAGTCCATCAGCGCCCGCTACGGCATTGCCATCGGCACCTTCGGGCATGCCGGTGACGGCAACCTGCACCCCACGATCCTTACCGACCGCCGCGACAAGGCCGAGTGGCAAAAGGTGGAGGCCGCCATCGCGGACATTTTCGACCGGGCCCTGGCCCTGGGCGGCACCCTCTCCGGCGAGCACGGTACCGGCATCGCCAAGTCGTGTTTTCTGGAAAAGGAGACCAGCCCGGCGACGATCCTGTATTCCAAGAGGGTCAAGGCCGCCCTGGACCCTCACAACATCCTCAACCCGGGCAAGATCATCGGAGGCTGACCATGGCCAGCATGCAGGAACTCGTCCGCTTGATGAAAAGGCTGGAGGATCAGCTGGTGGTGTGCATGCGCTGCGGCATGTGCCAGGCGGTCTGCCCGGTGTTTTCCCAGACCGGGCGCGAGGCGGACGTGGCGCGCGGCAAGCTCGCGCTGCTCGATGGGCTGTTGCAGGAGATGTTCCAAGACCCCCGGGGGGTGTACGAACGCCTCAACCGCTGCCTGCTCTGCGGCTCCTGTGCGGCCAACTGCCCCAGCGGGGTCAGCGTGACGGAGATTTTTCTGCAGGCCCGGGCGATTTTGACGGGCTTCATGGGGTTGCCGCCGGCCAAGAAAGCGGTTTTACGGGGGATGCTGGCCCACCCCGAGCTGTTCGACAACCTGATGGCCTGGGGCGCCAGATTTCAGAATATCTTCACCCGCGAGGTCAACGATGTGATCGGCACCTCCTGTGCGCGGATCACGACCCCGCTGATCGGGGACCGGCATTTCCGGGGCCTGGCCCCGAAGCCCTTCCACCACCTGCAGCCCGGACTGGACAGTGCGCCGCAAAGGGGGCGCCCGCGGGTGGCCTTTTTCGTCGGCTGCCTGCTGGACAAATTCTTTCCCGATATCGCCCGGGCAGCCGTGGAGGTTCTGCGGTTTCACGGGGTCGGCGTCTTTATGCCGTCCGGGCAGGCCTGCTGCGGGATTCCGGCGCTTTCCGCCGGGGACACCCAGACCTTCGGGCGGCTGGTGCGGCACAATCTTGCCCTTTTCGAGGCCCGCCGTTGGGATTGCCTGGTCACCGCCTGCGCTACCTGTACCGCCACGATCCGCAAACTGTGGCCGGTGATGCTGCGGGAAGAGACGGCCGCCCTGCGGGCCCGGGCCGAAAAAATGGCCGCCAAAGCCTTGGACATCAATCAGCTCCTGGTGGATGAGGTCGGGTTGCCGGCGCGCGAACGGCGCAAGGGCGGCGACCCCGTGGCGGTGACCTACCACGACCCCTGCCACCTCAAGAAATCCCTGGGCGTCGCCGCTCAGCCGCGGGCGGTGCTCGCGGCCAACCCGGATTACCGCCTGGTGGAAATGCCCGAGGCCGACACCTGCTGCGGCATGGGCGGCAGCTTCAACTTGCAGTACTACGATTTGTCCGCCGCCATCGGGCAGCGCAAACGCGACAACGTTCAGGCCTCCGGCGCGGCGGTCGTGGCCACGGGCTGTCCGGCCTGCATGCTGCAGCTCTCCGACGCCCTTTCACGCGCCGGGGACCGCGTGGCGGTCCGGCACCCGCTGGAACTGTATGCCGAATCCCTGGGAACGAAGACATGACACTCTCCTTGAAACCGATCACGCCCAAGCGCATTTCCGACCAGGTTTTTGAGCAGTTGCGGGAGCTTATTTTCCGGGGCAAACTCAATCCCGGCGATCAGCTGATGCCCGAGCGTGAATTGGCCGAGGCCCTGAACGTCAGCCGCACCACGGTCCGCAACGCCATCAACAAGCTGGTGGTGCTGGGGCTGTTGGAGCACCGCCAGGGTCAGGGGACCTTTGTGCGCCGCCAGGATGCCGCGGCCCAAAACGTCGTCGCGATGGCGATGGAAAGCCAGGGGGCTTCTGTTCAGGATCTGCTGGAAGTACGCATGGGGCTGGAGTGCAACGCGGCCGCCCTGGCCGCCCGGCGCGCCGACGAGAAGGACGTCCAGTTTCTTGAAAGCAGCCTCAAGGAGATGACCCGCGCCATTCGTTCCGGGCGGCTGGGCACCCAGGCCGACACCTCGTTTCACATGGCCGTCGCCTATGCCACCAAAAATCCCCTGCAGATTTACATCATGCGCAATTTCTATGATTTTCTCTTCGTGGGGATCAGGGAGAGCCTCAGGCAGCTCTACGAGGTTCCGGGCAACCTCGATCTGATTGTGGCGCAGCACACCGCCATCTCCGATGCCATTCGGGCTCACGATGAACAGGCCGCACTGGAGGCCATGAGGCGGCACATTACCTTCGTCGTCAACTTCTTCAAAAGCCGCTAGGCAGGGATTCCCAGGCCCGTTTTGCCCGCCGGCGGCTG encodes:
- a CDS encoding glycolate oxidase subunit GlcD is translated as LPKEAAALLLIEVDGHPAQVQDDAAKVEAICRRKGAADIRVAQSAAERDKVWAARRTALSALAKLRPTLVLEDATVPRSQIPAMVRAIQSISARYGIAIGTFGHAGDGNLHPTILTDRRDKAEWQKVEAAIADIFDRALALGGTLSGEHGTGIAKSCFLEKETSPATILYSKRVKAALDPHNILNPGKIIGG
- a CDS encoding FadR family transcriptional regulator; the protein is MTLSLKPITPKRISDQVFEQLRELIFRGKLNPGDQLMPERELAEALNVSRTTVRNAINKLVVLGLLEHRQGQGTFVRRQDAAAQNVVAMAMESQGASVQDLLEVRMGLECNAAALAARRADEKDVQFLESSLKEMTRAIRSGRLGTQADTSFHMAVAYATKNPLQIYIMRNFYDFLFVGIRESLRQLYEVPGNLDLIVAQHTAISDAIRAHDEQAALEAMRRHITFVVNFFKSR
- a CDS encoding (Fe-S)-binding protein, translated to MASMQELVRLMKRLEDQLVVCMRCGMCQAVCPVFSQTGREADVARGKLALLDGLLQEMFQDPRGVYERLNRCLLCGSCAANCPSGVSVTEIFLQARAILTGFMGLPPAKKAVLRGMLAHPELFDNLMAWGARFQNIFTREVNDVIGTSCARITTPLIGDRHFRGLAPKPFHHLQPGLDSAPQRGRPRVAFFVGCLLDKFFPDIARAAVEVLRFHGVGVFMPSGQACCGIPALSAGDTQTFGRLVRHNLALFEARRWDCLVTACATCTATIRKLWPVMLREETAALRARAEKMAAKALDINQLLVDEVGLPARERRKGGDPVAVTYHDPCHLKKSLGVAAQPRAVLAANPDYRLVEMPEADTCCGMGGSFNLQYYDLSAAIGQRKRDNVQASGAAVVATGCPACMLQLSDALSRAGDRVAVRHPLELYAESLGTKT